CTTTTATTTTTAAAACATTTATAAAAGTAATTGGCACTCCAGGTGGTCAAAAGAATACATCTAGTACATATGATAAAAAAGAAAATATGAATGAAAAAATTTTTGTACTTCAATGTTCTGCAGATTCAAAGAAAGAAAATGCGGATGGGGTACTTAAAAATTTGGTTAGTATAGGAAATCCGTTTGAGGTTAAAGATAAAGGATATTATAAGGTTATTTATGCAATATGTAATGAGAAGGATTATTCTACTTACGAGAAGATAATTAATGATAATAAAGTTATCTCCAATAGGTTTACTATTGCATTTGATAAAAAGGATTCAGATGATGATGAATTATATAATATAGTTAGCGGTTATCTTGAAATTATAAATAAGCTTAGAGATAAGGATGTAAAGTCAGTACAAACAGCCTCATTAAAGAAATGGTGTTCTAACCTTTCAGATAGTAGTAAGGATTATAAAAACTATGCAGTTTCTAATGAAATTAAAAATCACATTAAGAGTATTCCAGGGGAAATCAATAAGGATAATGTAAGTGAACAGGAAGTTTTTATTTATAATGAATTATCTAAGATAAAACGGTAGGAGCATTTGTGAAAAAATCAGCTCCTTTTTTAAATTAAAATTAAAAAATTTTTAATAATGCGTTAAGGACTTGTTTAACAGTATATTAAATGATACACTATATAGGATGTATATTTGATGTAGGGAGTTAATAAAGTGAATGGTAAAGCTTTCAGAAATGTTTTATTTTTGTCTCTAATAGGCTGCATAGGTGGTTCTTTAGTTGGAGATATACTCGGAGAACATTTTGCTAAGATTGAATTTTTAAGAAGAACATACAGTATTGGCACAGCGAAGCCTCTTGTAGTC
The Clostridium felsineum DSM 794 DNA segment above includes these coding regions:
- a CDS encoding DUF4321 domain-containing protein, yielding MNGKAFRNVLFLSLIGCIGGSLVGDILGEHFAKIEFLRRTYSIGTAKPLVVDFKVMSFTLGLNFNINLMAIAGIILAIVVYSKIRK